A window of Scophthalmus maximus strain ysfricsl-2021 chromosome 10, ASM2237912v1, whole genome shotgun sequence contains these coding sequences:
- the lrrc18a gene encoding leucine-rich repeat-containing protein 18 isoform X2: MPKGKEGKGTKVDLKTARKAIRMTPDGHRRLTLSNMGITIFPKCLFKLTNVDELDLSRNQIKTLPESIGKLLSLRWLDLHSNKLESVPESIGNLDALTHLNLSNNYLTSAGLPAALGFLTCLRSLNLGMNQLDTLPPTMVALDGLQELGLFDNRFVKLPECLNVLRNLTKVNMKRNPLKFAQGDTKEKSEPVEEIFLVHEGTLCRPCLKRCKHWKMFAGGGGDGGAGDMFGAGDMFEDKRIRTYTGLMVPKSVAAVNQDVWRIRETVK; encoded by the coding sequence ATGCCCAAAGGAAAGGAAGGCAAAGGGACAAAGGTGGACCTCAAGACTGCCAGGAAGGCTATACGGATGACACCAGATGGACATCGCAGACTCACCCTCAGCAACATGGGTATCACCATCTTCCCAAAGTGCCTCTTCAAACTGACCAACGTGGACGAGTTGGACCTCAGCCGCAATCAGATAAAGACTCTTCCAGAGAGCATTGGGAAATTATTGTCACTCAGATGGCTCGATCTACACAGCAACAAACTGGAGTCCGTGCCGGAGTCCATCGGCAACCTGGACGCACTGACCCACCTCAACCTCTCAAACAACTACCTAACCTCGGCAGGTTTACCAGCCGCACTGGGTTTTCTCACCTGCCTGAGGAGTCTCAACCTGGGGATGAACCAGCTGGACACTCTACCTCCCACCATGGTGGCTCTAGACGGCCTCCAAGAGTTGGGCCTGTTTGACAACCGCTTCGTCAAGCTCCCAGAGTGTCTGAACGTCCTACGAAACCTCACTAAGGTGAACATGAAGCGAAATCCTCTGAAGTTTGCTCAGGGTGACACTAAGGAAAAATCTGAACCGGTGGAGGAAATTTTCCTGGTACACGAGGGCACCTTGTGTCGGCCATGTCTTAAAAGATGTAAGCACTGGAAAATGTttgcgggaggaggaggagacggaggagcaggTGACATGTTTGGAGCAGGCGATATGTTTGAGGACAAAAGGATAAGGACTTATACAGGACTGATGGTGCCAAAGTCAGTAGCTGCAGTCAACCAGGATGTGTGGAGAATAAGAGAGACAGTCAAGTAA
- the lrrc18a gene encoding leucine-rich repeat-containing protein 18 isoform X1 has product MQLQKKKDKICAMPKGKEGKGTKVDLKTARKAIRMTPDGHRRLTLSNMGITIFPKCLFKLTNVDELDLSRNQIKTLPESIGKLLSLRWLDLHSNKLESVPESIGNLDALTHLNLSNNYLTSAGLPAALGFLTCLRSLNLGMNQLDTLPPTMVALDGLQELGLFDNRFVKLPECLNVLRNLTKVNMKRNPLKFAQGDTKEKSEPVEEIFLVHEGTLCRPCLKRCKHWKMFAGGGGDGGAGDMFGAGDMFEDKRIRTYTGLMVPKSVAAVNQDVWRIRETVK; this is encoded by the exons ATgcagcttcagaaaaaaaaagacaaaatatg TGCCATGCCCAAAGGAAAGGAAGGCAAAGGGACAAAGGTGGACCTCAAGACTGCCAGGAAGGCTATACGGATGACACCAGATGGACATCGCAGACTCACCCTCAGCAACATGGGTATCACCATCTTCCCAAAGTGCCTCTTCAAACTGACCAACGTGGACGAGTTGGACCTCAGCCGCAATCAGATAAAGACTCTTCCAGAGAGCATTGGGAAATTATTGTCACTCAGATGGCTCGATCTACACAGCAACAAACTGGAGTCCGTGCCGGAGTCCATCGGCAACCTGGACGCACTGACCCACCTCAACCTCTCAAACAACTACCTAACCTCGGCAGGTTTACCAGCCGCACTGGGTTTTCTCACCTGCCTGAGGAGTCTCAACCTGGGGATGAACCAGCTGGACACTCTACCTCCCACCATGGTGGCTCTAGACGGCCTCCAAGAGTTGGGCCTGTTTGACAACCGCTTCGTCAAGCTCCCAGAGTGTCTGAACGTCCTACGAAACCTCACTAAGGTGAACATGAAGCGAAATCCTCTGAAGTTTGCTCAGGGTGACACTAAGGAAAAATCTGAACCGGTGGAGGAAATTTTCCTGGTACACGAGGGCACCTTGTGTCGGCCATGTCTTAAAAGATGTAAGCACTGGAAAATGTttgcgggaggaggaggagacggaggagcaggTGACATGTTTGGAGCAGGCGATATGTTTGAGGACAAAAGGATAAGGACTTATACAGGACTGATGGTGCCAAAGTCAGTAGCTGCAGTCAACCAGGATGTGTGGAGAATAAGAGAGACAGTCAAGTAA